In the genome of Carassius gibelio isolate Cgi1373 ecotype wild population from Czech Republic chromosome A25, carGib1.2-hapl.c, whole genome shotgun sequence, the window acccgcgtccagacctttggaaactccatgtctggtccctggaccATTTCAATCATTTGTTGAATATTTACGTGGTGTGCTGATTGAAAACTCACATGGTATGTTGTAAAGGTATCTTATTTGGCCCTGTGTGGAGGATGGCTTTCTGTCTGTCCGTTTGGCATTCTTGGGAACCCTGTAAATTTAGATCAGACATGACATAAATAGTTTGCAGCATCTCAAATGAAACCCAACTATAATCCACCTGTAATGAAAACACTTGTAGTGTTTACAAATTACTTTTCCCCTTCTTGGTATGATTCAGCACAACATACTACAatatgaagagaaaaaaatattaacagtaaAACTATTTGTGAAAAttttacaattgaaaaaaaaaatggctgcaagcagcaattaatGGGCCAAGTACAACAGAGGCGGAGTGAGCAGCAAACATGGCAAGGTCAGTGAggatcagaccaaatgcaacaatgagaaattaaatattttttaataaaatgattttactcAAACTGGCTGAAAAACATAAATTGAGTCATTAGTAATATGATTTAATGGTTTATCAattttgaccacaaggtggcattGTTACCAAATTGATGTGGTGTGCTCAGTTTGATGCTGTGCTCCTGTAGTCGATACCGCCATCTAGCGGTTTGGCTGCCGAACAACAGACACACCAATGCAGAACTACAAACGCAAACAGCGGCGAGGCTACGGCGTCCGCAAACGGACAACTGTGTTTAGCATAGTAAttccttttaaataatacatGTCATGGACATGCGAAGGGAATTGTTCTTCTAAATGAGTAGGGTATATTCTATTATACTACTTTTTAGTATAATGTCTAGACTACTTCTgtttattttctcaatattttatttaaaagtagtcAGGAAAGAAAGCATGCAAACATACTTATTCGCATGCAAGCTGACAAACTAGAAAAACAAGTTAACCAAGTTAGACAGTCATTAGTCAGCCTAGCCGTCTAAAGTCAAGGGCAATTTCAATACATGAGATCAGCAAGGACAACGCTGAACACATTTTTAAAGACATATATTGATCCAATGATGCATTGCTAATGTGATGTGTtgaaaaacctttatttcttCAAAGTGGATGTACAGCTGGCGTGAGGAGAACAGAGCCTAACAATTCAGTCATGATATACATGCGAAGAGGTTTGTTTTCCTCCTTTTCgatttttctctccttttttcctctcttttttatgtctatgtttacatttttatttctagttgGTCCCCTTGTGCTACATAACAGACAGAGAGGCAAAAGTAAGTTATGTTTTTGAAGACATGTTAAATGTCTCCTTCAGAAGCAGAGCAGTGTTTTATTTCTTGGTTTCATTGTCTTGTATCACAATGCAGTTCCATTCAAACTGGAGAGTGACACCCAATGCAAATGTCTACTTTGCATAGTTGACAGAAAAATTATTATTGTCAGATCTCAAAGTTGTTTGTGATGCCACATCCCTGTTAAATAGACTTCATATCATAAATTTTTGTTGTATTAGGTATATGTTCCTGTCTGCTTAAACTGGTTGAACTGGTTTTGTCACATGGTAGCTGTATTATTACTGCTCCAAAGGTTATCTACAAGATCTAACCAGCTCAGGTTGATCTCAGGTCTGTCTATCAATGACCAACATGATCCGAAACCATCAAAAACTGTAACATGTCTTTAAATAGTCTTTACTGAACTCATCCTATTAGGACATTAAATCTACAACCAAAGATGAATATTACTGTATAATGAGAATTAAATATAATCACAATTAAATTGCTTTCACAGGAAAATTGAGATTCGTTTTCATGGTGGCTGCCCTCATAATATCGGTATGCCTTGTCCTCAAACTCCTGCTGGATCCTGAACTAACATTATCAGATTTAGTAGGTGAGTTATAGTATAAAGGAGTATTTTATGtaagtatgtgtgtttgtatgtatattcgttttttatagtttttactcaTGAACtataatatacttttttgtaAAAACCAGAAAGGTCATTGGGGGGAGCAGCTTCTGACCAGTTGAAACCTGATAATCATAAAGATGATGGTAAGCATTTATTGAACAATCTGGTTTggtacagtgtaaaaaaaataggataaacaattaaatgtctgttTCTTTATGTATATCAGGTCCTAAAGGCAAATGTGGCCTTCCAAAACCATGTCCTGAAAATAATTATACCTTTAAGATGTACAGCGGCGCAACGAGCATCATTGGACCACGAATATGCTTTGAGGGGAAAATGTAAAGGCTTTAAGTTGTCAAATTTACAATCTGTGCTTTTAGTCAATAATTAAATGAATGCCATAAGTGCTGTTTAACAGAATTTAAACTAGTTCTGCCATTTTGGTTTAGGATAATAGAGAAAGAAACACGAGGAAATCGACAAGGAATTAATATTGCTGTTATCAATGGTAAGTATGttggcttttttattattattttgtttgtgtgcatgtttttctttttggataacttaaaaaaaaatatttgtatctttttattaatttgtataacataatatttgtaaatattttgtagaaatattgaaagttattGTTCACTGTTCTCATCGATATAAATGGTCATTTTTACCATTTCTTGTTTACTTATTCATACAACATTCAGAAAAAACGGGTGAACACATTAAAACTGG includes:
- the LOC127946867 gene encoding protein FAM3C isoform X2, with the translated sequence MIYMRRVGPLVLHNRQRGKRKLRFVFMVAALIISVCLVLKLLLDPELTLSDLVERSLGGAASDQLKPDNHKDDGPKGKCGLPKPCPENNYTFKMYSGATSIIGPRICFEGKMIIEKETRGNRQGINIAVINEKTGEHIKTGIFNMWNGKVEELIEFLKSIEDGSLVLIATFDDPATKLNDEARTLFAELGSSYISQLKFRDNWVFVGGKKTKTNISFEQHIKNDRETNKYEGWPEIIEMEGCIPRID
- the LOC127946867 gene encoding protein FAM3C isoform X3 encodes the protein MIYMRRGKLRFVFMVAALIISVCLVLKLLLDPELTLSDLVERSLGGAASDQLKPDNHKDDGPKGKCGLPKPCPENNYTFKMYSGATSIIGPRICFEGKMIIEKETRGNRQGINIAVINEKTGEHIKTGIFNMWNGKVEELIEFLKSIEDGSLVLIATFDDPATKLNDEARTLFAELGSSYISQLKFRDNWVFVGGKKTKTNISFEQHIKNDRETNKYEGWPEIIEMEGCIPRID
- the LOC127946867 gene encoding protein FAM3C isoform X1, with translation MVAVLLLLQRLSTRSNQLRLISGKLRFVFMVAALIISVCLVLKLLLDPELTLSDLVERSLGGAASDQLKPDNHKDDGPKGKCGLPKPCPENNYTFKMYSGATSIIGPRICFEGKMIIEKETRGNRQGINIAVINEKTGEHIKTGIFNMWNGKVEELIEFLKSIEDGSLVLIATFDDPATKLNDEARTLFAELGSSYISQLKFRDNWVFVGGKKTKTNISFEQHIKNDRETNKYEGWPEIIEMEGCIPRID